The Pseudomonas baetica genome includes a region encoding these proteins:
- the accB gene encoding acetyl-CoA carboxylase biotin carboxyl carrier protein gives MDIRKVKKLIELLEESGIDELEIKEGEESVRISRHSKTPAQQYYAPAPMQAPAAAPVAAAPVAAAAPAAAAAPALNGTVARSPMVGTFYRKSSPTSPSFVEVGQTVKKGDTLCIVEAMKMMNHIEAETSGVIESILVEDGQPVEYDQPLFTIV, from the coding sequence ATGGATATCCGTAAAGTTAAGAAACTGATCGAATTGCTGGAAGAGTCCGGCATCGACGAGCTCGAGATCAAGGAAGGCGAAGAGTCCGTACGTATCAGCCGCCACAGCAAGACCCCGGCTCAGCAGTATTACGCACCTGCGCCGATGCAAGCGCCGGCTGCTGCACCTGTTGCCGCCGCTCCTGTTGCTGCTGCCGCCCCGGCTGCCGCTGCTGCTCCAGCGCTGAACGGCACTGTTGCCCGCTCGCCGATGGTCGGTACTTTCTACCGCAAGTCTTCGCCAACCTCGCCGTCCTTCGTTGAAGTCGGCCAGACCGTGAAGAAAGGCGACACGCTGTGCATCGTTGAAGCCATGAAGATGATGAACCACATCGAAGCTGAAACCAGCGGTGTGATCGAGTCCATCCTCGTTGAAGACGGCCAGCCGGTTGAGTACGACCAACCGCTGTTCACCATCGTTTGA